The following are encoded together in the Methanosarcina flavescens genome:
- a CDS encoding DUF126 domain-containing protein, translated as MVPIKLKGRAISRGCAKGEVLLSRDPISFLGSIDSKTGVVVEENHALEGKSIQGKVLIFPHGKGSTVGSYVMYQLKKNGTAPAAIINLETEPIVAVGAIISEIPLVDMLERNPYEVLNNGDLVLVNGNGGYIELIKPEAGKTEMSKTENM; from the coding sequence GTGGTTCCCATTAAACTTAAAGGCAGGGCAATCTCCAGAGGATGTGCAAAAGGGGAAGTACTGCTTTCCAGAGACCCTATTTCCTTCCTTGGAAGTATAGACTCGAAAACCGGGGTCGTAGTTGAGGAAAATCACGCCCTTGAAGGAAAATCAATTCAGGGTAAGGTTCTCATTTTTCCTCACGGAAAAGGCTCTACAGTTGGCTCATATGTTATGTATCAGCTGAAAAAAAACGGAACTGCGCCTGCAGCAATAATAAATCTGGAAACTGAACCTATAGTTGCAGTTGGAGCCATTATTTCCGAAATCCCACTTGTTGATATGCTCGAAAGAAACCCTTACGAAGTATTAAATAATGGAGATCTTGTTCTGGTTAACGGAAATGGAGGATATATTGAACTTATTAAACCGGAGGCAGGTAAAACTGAAATGAGCAAGACTGAAAACATGTAA
- a CDS encoding TIGR04013 family B12-binding domain/radical SAM domain-containing protein gives MDVHFRYNKKNSYSFAVLSPLLPEAGFVDKPVNGIMIYSFTTRQAARVFMEVKNAGTDSIFIAGGPHPSGAPEETLEYFDYVVIGEGEETLPELVKVIQERKNPGKVPGIAYRDRETGSVVITPKRAYANLDSYPCFNPEKLRAPIEISRGCPWGCKYCQTPRLFGREVRHRSIDSIVKNARHYNDLRFIASNAFGYGSNGIHPRFDKVEKLLSTLYKLPDKKIFFGTFPSEVRPEFVTDKSAELVRTYCANDTLSLGAQSGSDRILKEIRRGHTVGDSISAVECCLEHEIIPAVDFIFGLPTETEEDQEKSLDLVRWICKKGGTVRAHYLTPLPGTPYESAVPAEVSDRVRRELGKFALSGKLTGYWEKPFKV, from the coding sequence ATGGACGTACACTTCCGGTACAACAAGAAGAACTCTTACAGCTTTGCAGTCCTTTCTCCTTTACTACCGGAAGCCGGTTTTGTAGACAAGCCTGTAAACGGAATAATGATCTACAGTTTTACAACACGCCAGGCAGCAAGAGTTTTCATGGAAGTGAAAAATGCAGGCACGGATTCGATTTTCATCGCAGGAGGCCCCCACCCTTCAGGGGCTCCGGAAGAGACGCTTGAATATTTTGACTATGTTGTGATTGGGGAAGGAGAGGAAACCCTTCCGGAACTTGTAAAAGTAATCCAGGAAAGGAAAAATCCAGGAAAAGTACCTGGCATTGCATACAGAGATAGAGAAACGGGTTCAGTTGTTATAACTCCGAAAAGAGCCTATGCAAATCTTGATTCCTATCCCTGTTTCAATCCTGAGAAACTCCGGGCTCCGATTGAAATTAGCAGGGGGTGCCCCTGGGGTTGCAAGTACTGCCAGACTCCCAGGCTTTTCGGAAGAGAAGTAAGGCACAGAAGCATAGATTCCATTGTAAAAAACGCAAGGCATTATAATGACCTCCGCTTTATAGCTTCCAATGCTTTTGGCTACGGAAGTAATGGGATCCATCCAAGGTTTGATAAGGTGGAGAAATTACTTTCGACACTTTATAAACTTCCTGATAAGAAAATCTTCTTCGGGACATTCCCTTCTGAGGTGCGTCCGGAATTTGTGACTGATAAGTCGGCTGAACTTGTGAGGACGTACTGCGCAAACGATACACTTAGCCTTGGGGCTCAGTCCGGCAGTGACCGAATTCTAAAAGAGATACGAAGAGGACATACCGTGGGTGACAGCATTTCAGCAGTTGAGTGCTGCCTGGAGCATGAAATTATCCCTGCAGTTGATTTTATCTTTGGTCTTCCCACTGAGACCGAAGAAGATCAGGAAAAAAGCCTTGACCTTGTCCGCTGGATCTGTAAGAAAGGAGGCACGGTAAGAGCCCATTACCTTACTCCTCTGCCAGGCACTCCATATGAGTCGGCTGTTCCGGCAGAGGTTAGTGACCGTGTAAGGCGAGAACTCGGAAAATTTGCCCTCAGCGGCAAACTCACAGGATATTGGGAGAAACCATTCAAAGTCTGA
- a CDS encoding COG1470 family protein: protein MSILDTKALKGIVCGLLIIAGISIVCAGAGNGDTAVTAKEDVQPKVGASIESSSIYIADYFPEFEKIKIDPAYKYLELEPGDSDNFTVTVENRDNKTIELKPDLIITPYTENFMDENWTIISPSEKTLKPGEKQEFQVKVSIPEDAYLGNYAALIAFTEKVPDRDVAGYYPNFPGTMQLNIQVWVRPSVQILTPYVNDLVEAGKTYTYEIKLRNTGDKDIAISPELTREGGIIYAEDVVSSTGMPKQTFGDDAISVEAPEKIKAGQTAVIELTLAVPADAKGSYSGSLDLNIDDPGIRDYEELVSLNFRILPVPEEPYEKIFEAETDGPITLEIKAYQYGYGLYTTGGNRDLTPSFNVSLIDPSGNEVTPTLVNTKYSGSINIVDDTFPQPPYPIPYIYSRAAGGMETYNQGNYQGGATTFVNTYSAPGAAGEWTLSILPRNTENFEYTVTIGAAEE, encoded by the coding sequence ATGAGTATACTGGATACTAAGGCATTAAAAGGAATAGTATGTGGGCTTCTTATTATAGCGGGAATTTCTATTGTCTGTGCAGGAGCAGGAAATGGAGATACTGCCGTGACTGCAAAAGAAGACGTACAGCCAAAAGTCGGGGCAAGCATTGAATCATCTTCGATTTATATCGCGGATTATTTCCCCGAATTTGAAAAGATCAAGATTGATCCGGCTTACAAATACCTGGAACTTGAACCCGGAGACAGTGATAACTTTACCGTAACTGTCGAGAACCGGGACAATAAGACAATTGAGTTAAAACCGGACCTTATAATTACTCCTTATACTGAAAATTTCATGGATGAAAACTGGACGATTATAAGTCCCTCTGAGAAGACCCTGAAGCCTGGTGAAAAGCAAGAGTTTCAGGTAAAAGTTAGCATACCTGAAGACGCCTACCTTGGAAACTATGCTGCACTCATTGCTTTTACGGAAAAGGTGCCTGATAGGGATGTAGCTGGCTATTATCCTAATTTCCCGGGCACGATGCAGCTGAATATACAGGTATGGGTCAGGCCTTCAGTCCAGATTCTTACACCTTATGTAAATGACCTTGTGGAAGCCGGGAAAACTTATACTTACGAAATAAAACTCAGGAATACAGGCGATAAAGACATTGCAATTTCTCCTGAGCTTACCAGAGAGGGAGGTATAATTTACGCTGAAGACGTGGTTTCCTCTACAGGAATGCCGAAGCAGACTTTTGGAGATGATGCAATAAGTGTGGAAGCTCCTGAAAAAATAAAAGCCGGACAGACAGCTGTCATCGAACTTACACTTGCGGTTCCGGCTGACGCAAAGGGCAGCTACAGCGGCAGTCTTGATCTAAATATTGACGACCCCGGGATTCGTGATTATGAGGAACTGGTTTCCCTGAACTTCCGCATCCTACCGGTTCCTGAAGAACCTTATGAGAAAATTTTTGAAGCCGAAACAGATGGACCCATCACCCTGGAAATTAAAGCTTATCAGTATGGGTACGGTCTTTATACAACCGGAGGAAACAGGGATCTCACGCCTTCTTTTAACGTGAGTCTGATTGATCCTTCAGGAAATGAGGTCACTCCTACCCTTGTAAACACAAAATACAGCGGCTCGATAAACATAGTGGATGACACATTTCCTCAGCCGCCGTATCCTATTCCGTACATATACTCAAGAGCTGCAGGCGGTATGGAGACCTATAACCAGGGGAATTATCAGGGAGGAGCTACAACCTTTGTGAATACCTATTCTGCTCCCGGAGCTGCGGGAGAATGGACACTCTCAATCCTTCCCAGAAATACTGAGAATTTTGAGTATACAGTGACAATCGGAGCTGCTGAAGAATAA
- a CDS encoding aconitase X codes for MYLTKEEEQILNGEAGETLRQAIGILVTLGDIYGADRLIPIKSAQIAGVSYKTIGDAGLEWISDLQGRVKVPAILNPAGMDLEDWERLRISPEFAEKQKLIIQAYAKLGIRCECTCTPYTLEGFDTGYGDHLAWSESSAVSYANSVLGARTNREGGPSALSAALLGKTANYGFHLDENRVPEISIHVESPLKGSDYGALGYIAGKLAGSRVPVFHLRTTPDADELKAIGAAMAASGAVALYHVEGVTPEIRRLNFEDPEEKITIERKQLDEVYETLTKVTREPELITIGCPHCSATELEKVAKLLKGKTVSKELWIFTSRELVKHYPEYIKTIEKSGAKVVCDTCMVVSPATNRYSCVMVNSGKALAYVPGMCGAEAVYGNMEMCIEEAVGGSTAKKEGGSH; via the coding sequence ATGTATCTTACAAAAGAAGAAGAACAGATCCTGAATGGAGAAGCAGGGGAGACTCTAAGGCAGGCTATCGGGATCCTGGTAACCCTTGGAGACATTTACGGTGCAGACCGGCTCATACCAATTAAAAGCGCACAGATTGCAGGGGTTTCTTATAAAACTATAGGCGACGCAGGTCTTGAATGGATTTCAGACCTCCAGGGCAGGGTTAAGGTTCCTGCGATCCTGAACCCTGCAGGGATGGATCTGGAAGACTGGGAAAGGCTAAGAATCTCTCCCGAGTTTGCGGAAAAACAAAAGTTGATTATCCAGGCATATGCAAAATTGGGAATTCGCTGCGAATGTACATGCACGCCTTATACCCTTGAGGGCTTTGACACTGGTTACGGCGATCATCTGGCATGGAGTGAGTCGTCAGCTGTTTCTTATGCAAATTCCGTGCTTGGAGCCAGGACAAACCGTGAAGGGGGACCATCAGCCCTTTCTGCGGCGCTTCTAGGGAAAACTGCAAATTATGGGTTCCATCTGGACGAAAATCGTGTGCCTGAAATCTCAATTCATGTAGAATCTCCACTTAAAGGATCGGATTATGGTGCACTCGGGTATATAGCCGGTAAACTTGCAGGAAGCAGAGTACCCGTTTTTCATCTCAGAACTACCCCCGACGCAGATGAATTGAAAGCGATTGGAGCTGCAATGGCAGCTTCAGGGGCAGTTGCACTTTACCACGTGGAAGGAGTCACGCCCGAGATTCGCAGGCTGAATTTTGAAGATCCTGAGGAAAAGATAACTATTGAGAGAAAGCAGCTTGATGAGGTTTATGAGACCCTGACTAAAGTTACCAGAGAGCCCGAACTGATAACTATAGGGTGCCCTCACTGCTCGGCAACTGAACTCGAAAAGGTAGCCAAACTCCTGAAAGGAAAAACTGTTTCGAAAGAACTCTGGATCTTTACTTCAAGGGAACTTGTAAAGCACTATCCTGAGTATATAAAGACTATTGAAAAAAGTGGAGCTAAAGTCGTCTGTGATACCTGTATGGTAGTCTCTCCTGCTACCAACCGATATTCCTGCGTTATGGTAAACTCAGGGAAAGCTCTTGCTTACGTGCCAGGGATGTGCGGGGCTGAAGCCGTATATGGAAATATGGAGATGTGTATTGAAGAGGCAGTCGGCGGCAGCACAGCAAAGAAAGAAGGTGGTTCCCATTAA
- the acnA gene encoding aconitate hydratase AcnA, giving the protein MRDGPDPYGVRDTIETATGSAKIYRLSKLEERGFEGISLLPYSIRILLESLLRHADTEKRLITAEDVEALARWNPENVSGRDIPFIPSRVIMQDFTGVPAVVDLAALRSAMQRLGGDPSKINPVIPADLVIDHSVQVDSYGTAYSLEENEKKEFERNTERYSVLRWAQKAFDNFRVVPPGRGIIHQVNLEYLTPLVHLKEENGELSAFPDTLVGTDSHTTMINGIGVLGWGVGGIEAEAVMLGQPYYMPVPEVVGFKLYGKPAQGVTATDIVLTITRILREEGVVGKFVEFYGPGLNSLSLPDRATISNMAPEYGATLGIFPPDAETLDYLRRTGRSEEQVDLVKKYLEAQDLLYSVYKPDPVFSRTLELDMSTVKPCLAGPKRPQDQLFFNEVPGNFREIMRQTFARKKESGLELSRDPAYQRWIGEGGTPVEEPEIPGIEEEIVESQEKSFRVTHGSVVIAAITSCTNTSNPSVLIGAGLLAKKAVEKGLHVKPFVKTSLSPGSRVATEYLRAACLLPYLEALGFHLVGYGCTTCIGNSGPLTESVAREIQENDLTVAAVLSGNRNFEGRINPLIRANYLASPPLVVAYAIAGTVNINLESDPLAYDPNGRPVYLRDIWPSEEEIREVEKNSIKPSMFEKEYSGVLEGPELWRELEVPSGTLYDWNPMSTYIQEPPYFVDFPLTSPSPEDIKNARILALFGDSITTDHISPAGDIPADSPAGRYLISWGVSPEDFNSYGSRRGNHEVMMRGTFGNIRLRNKLVDREGGWTLYHPRKEDFPEEACGGIPIFEAAMLYAENNIPLIVIAGKEYGTGSSRDWAAKGTFLLGVKAVIAESFERIHRSNLVGMGVLPLQFKEGENAETLGLTGKESYDILGIEFLEPHGELTVRAKDENGVETLFQVIVRLDSAVEIEYYRNGGILHKFLRDSVKKK; this is encoded by the coding sequence ATGAGAGATGGTCCGGACCCGTATGGGGTAAGAGATACTATTGAAACAGCTACCGGAAGTGCTAAGATCTACAGATTGAGTAAACTGGAAGAAAGGGGTTTTGAGGGAATTTCCCTGCTCCCTTACTCCATAAGGATACTGCTGGAATCCTTGCTCAGACATGCGGACACTGAAAAGCGTTTAATAACCGCTGAGGATGTGGAGGCTCTTGCTCGCTGGAATCCTGAAAATGTAAGTGGTAGGGATATTCCGTTCATTCCATCAAGGGTAATTATGCAGGACTTCACAGGCGTTCCGGCTGTAGTAGACCTGGCAGCACTCAGATCGGCAATGCAACGTCTGGGAGGCGATCCTTCAAAAATAAACCCTGTAATTCCTGCTGATCTTGTCATTGACCATTCCGTCCAGGTTGATTCTTATGGTACGGCTTATTCCCTTGAGGAAAATGAGAAAAAGGAGTTTGAGCGCAACACGGAACGTTATTCCGTCCTGCGCTGGGCACAGAAAGCTTTTGACAATTTCAGAGTTGTGCCCCCTGGAAGAGGAATCATCCATCAGGTAAATCTTGAATATCTGACCCCTCTTGTGCATCTTAAGGAGGAAAATGGGGAGCTATCGGCATTTCCTGACACCCTTGTAGGGACAGACTCCCATACAACAATGATTAACGGGATTGGAGTACTCGGATGGGGAGTCGGAGGCATAGAAGCCGAAGCTGTAATGCTCGGACAGCCTTATTATATGCCTGTGCCTGAGGTAGTGGGCTTCAAACTCTACGGAAAACCTGCACAGGGCGTCACTGCTACCGATATTGTCCTGACAATCACAAGAATCTTGAGAGAAGAAGGAGTTGTCGGCAAATTCGTGGAATTTTACGGTCCAGGATTAAACTCGCTGAGCCTTCCGGATAGGGCGACAATCTCCAATATGGCTCCAGAATATGGGGCAACCCTTGGAATTTTCCCGCCTGATGCCGAGACTCTCGACTACCTGAGAAGGACGGGCAGAAGTGAAGAACAGGTTGACCTTGTGAAAAAATATTTGGAAGCCCAGGACCTTCTTTACTCAGTTTACAAGCCCGATCCTGTATTCAGCCGCACCCTGGAACTTGATATGAGCACTGTAAAGCCCTGCCTAGCAGGCCCGAAACGCCCCCAGGATCAGCTATTTTTTAACGAAGTACCTGGGAACTTCCGTGAAATTATGCGACAGACCTTCGCCCGAAAGAAGGAATCAGGCCTTGAACTTTCCAGAGACCCTGCTTACCAGCGCTGGATAGGAGAGGGAGGGACACCTGTAGAAGAACCCGAGATTCCTGGCATAGAAGAGGAAATAGTAGAGTCTCAAGAGAAATCTTTCAGGGTAACACATGGTTCTGTGGTAATCGCAGCAATTACTTCCTGTACCAATACCTCAAACCCTTCAGTTCTGATAGGAGCAGGGCTGCTCGCAAAAAAGGCTGTCGAAAAGGGACTGCACGTAAAGCCTTTTGTAAAAACAAGCCTTTCCCCTGGCTCAAGAGTGGCTACGGAATATCTGAGAGCTGCATGCCTTTTGCCCTATCTTGAAGCCCTGGGTTTCCATCTGGTTGGTTACGGCTGTACAACTTGTATAGGAAACAGCGGACCTTTAACTGAAAGCGTTGCTAGAGAAATTCAGGAAAATGACCTTACTGTTGCAGCTGTACTCAGTGGAAACCGAAACTTCGAAGGGCGGATTAATCCTCTTATAAGGGCGAACTACCTGGCATCTCCGCCTCTTGTTGTCGCTTATGCAATTGCAGGTACTGTGAATATCAACCTTGAGAGCGATCCCCTTGCTTATGACCCCAACGGACGGCCTGTTTATCTCAGGGATATCTGGCCTTCAGAGGAAGAAATTAGAGAGGTTGAAAAGAACAGCATCAAACCTTCAATGTTCGAAAAGGAGTATTCCGGCGTTCTGGAAGGTCCAGAGCTCTGGAGAGAACTGGAGGTTCCATCAGGGACCCTTTATGACTGGAATCCGATGTCCACATATATTCAGGAGCCTCCTTATTTTGTGGATTTCCCGCTTACTTCGCCTTCGCCGGAAGATATAAAGAACGCAAGGATCCTCGCTCTTTTCGGGGACAGCATTACCACGGATCATATCTCACCTGCGGGAGACATTCCTGCAGATAGTCCTGCAGGCAGATACCTGATCTCTTGGGGTGTGAGCCCTGAAGACTTCAATTCCTATGGATCTCGCAGAGGTAATCACGAGGTTATGATGCGCGGAACCTTTGGGAATATCCGGCTCAGGAACAAGCTCGTGGACAGGGAAGGAGGCTGGACTTTATATCATCCAAGGAAAGAGGATTTCCCGGAGGAAGCTTGCGGAGGAATCCCTATTTTTGAAGCAGCTATGCTTTATGCAGAAAATAATATTCCTCTGATAGTTATAGCAGGAAAGGAGTATGGGACAGGCAGTTCCAGAGACTGGGCAGCCAAAGGTACATTCCTGCTCGGAGTAAAAGCCGTTATTGCCGAATCTTTTGAGCGTATTCACAGAAGCAACCTTGTAGGCATGGGAGTTCTTCCGCTGCAGTTTAAAGAGGGCGAGAATGCCGAAACTCTGGGACTCACAGGAAAGGAGAGCTATGATATTCTGGGCATTGAGTTCCTGGAGCCTCACGGAGAGCTTACAGTAAGGGCAAAAGACGAAAATGGAGTAGAGACTCTGTTCCAGGTAATCGTGAGGCTGGATTCGGCTGTAGAGATAGAATACTACAGGAACGGCGGGATTTTGCATAAGTTCCTGCGGGATTCGGTGAAGAAAAAATAA
- a CDS encoding site-2 protease family protein, giving the protein MNRENHKKDRGKFNAEETVSRLYPFIVRVFDVYEIQNSGETLYFYGTPRVDAETLTGELWEPLQHFGFECVLKYELGEYILLVSPEKKAKEKIWLNLVLFITTFFTTMVCGAWMFGVNLEEEPFQLFQGLSFTLAIMAVLGSHEMAHYAMARYHGMKASLPYFIPFPTFIGTMGAVIRYKGPVPSRKALFDVGIAGPLAGLLMSVAVTIIGLNLEMPAVKPLPDSMMFDLGLPPLFVFIQTLVGATGQNLHPVAFAGWVGMFVTLLNLLPAGQLDGGHILRAMMGKKAEKISFLMPRILFLTGIYVIYWLKEDGAIWIFWALFLWVFAAAGHPSPLHDKVELDKKRILLGIITFILGFLCFTLIPFKPIS; this is encoded by the coding sequence ATGAACCGGGAAAACCACAAGAAAGATAGAGGAAAATTCAACGCTGAGGAAACAGTTTCGCGTTTATATCCTTTTATAGTCAGAGTATTTGACGTGTATGAGATCCAGAACTCCGGAGAAACCCTTTATTTCTACGGAACTCCTAGAGTCGATGCTGAGACTCTCACCGGGGAACTCTGGGAGCCTTTACAACACTTTGGGTTCGAATGTGTGCTGAAGTACGAGCTTGGGGAGTATATACTGCTGGTCTCTCCTGAAAAGAAGGCAAAGGAAAAAATCTGGCTAAATCTTGTCCTTTTTATAACGACTTTTTTTACAACCATGGTTTGTGGAGCCTGGATGTTTGGAGTAAACCTTGAAGAAGAACCTTTCCAGCTTTTCCAAGGATTATCTTTTACACTTGCGATAATGGCGGTTCTCGGTTCCCATGAGATGGCTCACTATGCTATGGCCAGGTATCATGGAATGAAGGCATCCCTTCCGTATTTCATTCCTTTTCCCACTTTCATTGGCACTATGGGAGCGGTGATCCGCTACAAAGGACCTGTGCCCAGCAGGAAAGCGCTTTTCGACGTGGGAATCGCGGGGCCTCTGGCAGGTCTGCTTATGTCAGTTGCTGTTACTATTATAGGGCTTAACCTTGAGATGCCAGCAGTAAAACCCCTTCCTGATTCTATGATGTTTGATCTTGGGTTGCCTCCTCTTTTTGTATTTATCCAGACTCTTGTCGGAGCTACAGGGCAAAATCTGCATCCTGTAGCTTTTGCGGGTTGGGTAGGAATGTTTGTAACCCTGCTTAACCTTCTTCCGGCAGGGCAGCTTGACGGCGGGCACATCCTCAGGGCAATGATGGGAAAAAAAGCTGAAAAAATCTCATTTCTTATGCCACGTATCCTGTTCCTTACAGGGATTTATGTAATTTACTGGCTGAAAGAAGACGGTGCTATATGGATTTTCTGGGCTCTTTTCCTTTGGGTTTTTGCAGCAGCAGGGCATCCTTCCCCTCTGCATGACAAAGTAGAACTTGACAAAAAACGCATCCTTCTAGGGATCATTACCTTTATCCTGGGATTTCTTTGCTTTACTCTGATCCCCTTTAAGCCGATTTCCTGA
- a CDS encoding citrate/2-methylcitrate synthase, protein MSKNISFIDGLEGILKYREIDINQLVELPYDAVSYLLILGELPGDQELAEYSARLHGEREINREAIDVIRMCNLSIDSIEALRTIVSFISQFDPDINDNSPEGNMRKAIRLIAKIPTIVAAYHRIANGREPVPPDPSISHGANFLYMIKGSKPSDLEAEVMEKDFILSAEHELNASTFSSRVTASTLSDLYSAVVSGLCTLKGPLHGGARAEVMAMIEEIGSSENAEKFVLEKVANKEKIMGFGHRVYKTYDPRGKVFKQLSRQLAEAKGDMHWYEIAEAIENTVLRELVEKKGKPIYPNVDFYSGVIYKYLDIPPKLATSIFAIGRVSGWIAHCFDQYEKKRIIRPRAFMLDEC, encoded by the coding sequence ATGAGTAAAAATATAAGTTTCATTGACGGGTTGGAGGGCATTCTGAAGTACAGGGAGATAGACATTAACCAGCTGGTTGAGCTTCCTTATGATGCAGTTTCCTATCTGCTTATCCTGGGAGAACTCCCTGGAGATCAGGAACTTGCCGAATATTCAGCCCGCCTGCATGGGGAACGTGAGATCAACAGGGAGGCGATTGATGTTATCCGTATGTGCAATCTCAGCATTGACTCTATAGAAGCGCTGCGTACAATCGTTTCTTTCATATCACAGTTCGATCCGGATATTAACGACAACTCTCCTGAAGGAAATATGAGAAAAGCCATACGGTTAATTGCCAAGATTCCAACCATAGTTGCTGCATATCATAGAATTGCAAATGGGAGAGAACCCGTGCCTCCTGACCCCTCCATCTCCCATGGAGCTAACTTCCTTTACATGATAAAAGGAAGCAAACCAAGTGATTTGGAAGCTGAGGTCATGGAAAAAGACTTTATCCTCAGCGCTGAACACGAACTAAATGCATCTACTTTTTCTTCAAGAGTTACTGCCTCTACCCTTTCTGACCTCTATTCTGCTGTTGTTTCCGGACTCTGTACCCTTAAAGGCCCTCTGCATGGAGGGGCGAGGGCAGAAGTTATGGCCATGATTGAAGAGATCGGTTCCTCGGAAAACGCAGAAAAATTTGTTCTTGAGAAAGTTGCAAATAAAGAAAAGATCATGGGTTTCGGGCACCGCGTATATAAGACCTATGATCCAAGGGGCAAGGTGTTCAAACAACTCTCCAGGCAACTTGCAGAGGCAAAAGGGGATATGCACTGGTATGAAATAGCCGAGGCAATAGAAAACACAGTCCTCCGCGAGCTTGTAGAGAAAAAAGGGAAGCCAATCTACCCCAATGTCGATTTCTATTCGGGAGTTATTTATAAGTATTTGGATATTCCCCCTAAACTTGCAACATCCATTTTCGCAATCGGCAGGGTCTCCGGCTGGATAGCTCATTGCTTTGACCAGTATGAGAAGAAAAGGATCATAAGGCCCAGAGCTTTCATGCTTGATGAATGTTGA
- a CDS encoding UbiD family decarboxylase, whose amino-acid sequence MSFRAFIDQLKENGRLVEISQPVSPRFEASRIAKTAKSPVLFHDVSGSKVIMNLLGSREELASMLGVPKKEIIRRLSEVSPEGEVRLVSESPTLEVIEDEVDLTKLPILTHFEKDGAPYITAGIVVSEYRGTINASIHRLMLAGKDKLAARLVPPRHTYLLYKKAAEKGEPLPVAIVLGCDPIIIYATSTRVPVGKEFEYAAALRGAPVELFECSNGVKVPHSEIVLEGYVDPVEMVHEGPFVDITGTYDVVRKEPVIHITRIIHRKDPIYHGILPAGPEHLLMMGVPYEPRIYRAVGEVTTVRNVVLTEGGCCYLHAVVQIEKQTEGDGKNAIMAAFAAHTSLKHVVVVDEDINIFDPNDVEFAIATRVKGDMDILIIPNVRGSSLDPRGASDGTTTKVGIDATKVLTEKENFERAVIPEVNE is encoded by the coding sequence ATGAGTTTTAGAGCTTTTATCGACCAGTTAAAGGAAAATGGAAGACTGGTAGAGATTTCTCAGCCTGTTTCTCCGAGGTTTGAAGCTTCAAGAATTGCAAAAACTGCAAAGAGCCCGGTTCTTTTCCATGATGTTTCGGGTTCGAAGGTCATCATGAACCTGCTTGGATCAAGAGAAGAACTGGCTTCAATGCTAGGAGTTCCTAAAAAAGAAATCATAAGGAGGCTTTCTGAAGTTTCTCCTGAAGGTGAGGTGAGGCTGGTGTCAGAATCTCCAACCCTTGAGGTTATAGAAGACGAGGTTGACTTGACAAAACTTCCTATCCTTACACATTTTGAAAAAGACGGAGCCCCTTATATAACCGCGGGGATTGTAGTTTCCGAGTACAGGGGTACAATTAATGCTTCCATTCACCGTCTTATGCTTGCAGGAAAAGATAAGCTCGCAGCCCGTCTGGTTCCTCCGAGACATACTTATCTACTGTATAAAAAAGCCGCGGAAAAAGGAGAACCTTTACCTGTTGCAATTGTGCTTGGCTGCGACCCTATAATTATTTACGCGACCTCAACAAGGGTTCCTGTTGGGAAAGAATTCGAGTACGCAGCCGCCCTGAGAGGAGCCCCTGTTGAACTTTTTGAGTGCTCAAACGGAGTAAAAGTTCCTCACTCGGAAATCGTGCTTGAAGGTTACGTTGATCCCGTGGAAATGGTTCATGAGGGACCTTTTGTGGACATTACGGGAACTTACGACGTGGTGAGAAAAGAGCCTGTTATCCATATAACCCGAATTATTCATAGAAAAGACCCGATCTACCATGGAATTCTGCCAGCAGGCCCTGAACATCTCCTGATGATGGGGGTGCCTTATGAACCAAGAATCTACAGAGCTGTCGGAGAGGTCACTACCGTAAGAAACGTAGTGTTGACAGAAGGGGGATGCTGCTATCTTCATGCAGTCGTTCAGATCGAGAAGCAGACTGAAGGAGACGGGAAAAATGCCATTATGGCAGCCTTTGCAGCTCACACCAGCCTTAAACATGTGGTGGTTGTGGACGAAGATATAAATATTTTCGACCCGAATGATGTTGAGTTTGCAATTGCCACGAGGGTCAAAGGGGATATGGATATTCTTATTATTCCTAATGTCCGGGGCAGTTCCCTGGACCCGCGAGGAGCTTCTGACGGAACGACCACAAAAGTGGGAATTGATGCAACAAAGGTTCTTACCGAAAAAGAAAATTTTGAAAGGGCAGTAATTCCCGAAGTTAACGAGTGA